DNA from Thermoanaerobaculia bacterium:
AGATTGTAGGTCGCGGCGTCGATGTCGCAGAAGACCGGCACGCCACCGGCGAGCACCACCGCCTCGGCGGTGGCGAAGAAGCTGAACGCCGGCACCAGCACCTCGGCTCCGGGAGCGAGCCGCAGGGCGCGCAAGGCGATGACCAGGGCGTCGGTGCCGTTGCCGACGCCGACCACGGCGGCGGCGCCGAGGAAGCCGGTGAAGGCGCACTCGAGCTCCTTGACTTCCGGGCCCTGGATGTAGGAATTGCCGTCGAGGATCTTGTTCCAGCGTTCGCGCAGCTCGCTATCGATGCGCTTGCGGGCGCGGGTCAGGTCGAGAATCGGGATCGTGGTCACGGGGACTCCGCAGGAAGGGGGAAGGCCGCATCGTCCGGAACCGCAGCGAGCGGTTGGCGGGTCCACGGCGTGTCGTACAGGGCAATCATCTCACCGCCCATGGTGATGTTGTCGCGAATCCCGACCGAGCGCAGCAGATGGAAGCGCTCCGGGTGCGCGGCGGGATAGGGAAACCAGTCCGGGAAGACGATGACGAAGTCCGGCCGGCGCTCCTCGAGGAGGTCGACCAGGACCTCGCCGAAGCCGACTCCGTGGGCGGCCGCCGCCTTGCGCCGCGTCGTGACCTCGGGGGTCATCAGCCCCACGAGGTCGAGGATCCGGTTCGGCAGGAGGTACCGGAAGGCGCCGACGTCGTTGACTGCGAGCAGCGCGTCGGGGGAGAGCCGGGGTCCGAGCCAGCGCGCCAGGGCGACGTTGCTGTCGCGCACGTTGGCGCACGAGGTGAGGTAGCGGCCGAATCCGGAGGCGAGCGAGAAGAGCGCCGGGGCGACGAGCAGCAGAAGCAGCAGGGCGCCGGCGGGCAGGCGTCGCCCCCCGAACCCGACCGAGCGCCAACGGGCGAGCGGCAGTTGCGAGAGCGCCAGGAGGCCGAGCAGCACCACGCAGGGCAGCAGCGGGAAGAAGTAGCGCCCGAAGTTCCCGACCGCGACCTCCCTTCCCGACGAGAGCATCGCCGAGGCGAGCGGCAGAGCGAGCGTCCAGAGCGCGAGCAGCAGGCCACGGTCCCGCGGACCGCCGAACCGGCGCACCGACTCGACGACGCCACCGAGCGCGAGCAGCGTCATCCAGGGCTGCGACGTGAAGAGGATCCCGAAGATCGCTTGCAGCAGGCGGCGATCGGGGAGGAGCCCCGGCCCGCCCGAGCTCTTGGCGGCGAAGGTGGTGGGCAGCAGCGAACCCGACATCTGGTGGAAGGCGAGGCCGACCGGGACGACGACCAGCAGCGTCAGGAGCAGCCCCTGGAGAACCCCCGTCCAGTCGGCCCGCGACGGCAGCGCGAGGCGCAGGCCGGGCTCGCCCGCGGAGTCCCGCGACGGGGCCGATGCGGCCTCTGCCTGCGATGCGGTCGACGCGACTGCCATCGGCAGCGGTCGCAGCAGGCGGTCGGCGGCGGCGAGGAGGGGCAGCAGCAGCCCCTCGGGGCGGGCAAGCGCCGCCAGGCCGAAGAGCAGAAACGAGAGCGGCGGCAGTGCCTTCTCCGATGGATCGGGCGGCTGGGCCGGCTCGGCGCGCTCGAGCAGGTGCCGGTTCATACCGGCGAGCATGAGCAGGACGAAAAGGTTCACCTCCATGCCCGAGATCGACGACCAGACGAGCCAGTCGGTCGCCGCCACCAACCCGGCGGCTACTGTGGCGAGCGCCGGCGAAAAACCCAGCCGCCGGCCGACCGAATAGACCAGGAGCACGGAGGCCGTATGAGCCGCGACACCGGCGAGCTTGGTCCACAGAAGGAGCGAACCGGGAAGCGCTGCGAGGAGCCCGAGGAGCGCCGTCCAGAGCGGCGCGGTCGTGCCGGCGACGAGCTCTTGCGGGTTGAAGGCCAGCCCTTCGCCGTGCGCGAGGCTGCGCGCGAAGACGAGGTGGATCCAGCTGTCGTCGAGCGGGAACTGCCAGTCGCCATCGAAGAGCCAGGCCTCGGCAGCGAGAAAGGCGAGCGGCGGGAGGAGGGCGAGAAGCAGGAGAAAGGCGACTCTCCCGCGGCCCGGCCGGAAGCGACCGAACGCAGCAACGGGCAGGACGCCGGCAGAGCGACTCAAGACCGCGCCATGATAGCCGAGCCTTCTTCGTCGGCAGCCCATAGGGTCCCCCGCGATACCGCCGAGGTCTCCAGCAGATCCCCCGAAGCTCCCCGGAGCTCGGATGCTAGAGTCGATTTTCCGATGCAAAAGGCCGCGCCGACCCCCTCCGAGCGCCTGGTTCGCAACAGCGCTCGCGCGGCGCTCTACCTCGCGCTCCTCGCGACCGGTCTCGCGGTCAAAGGCCTGCTGCTCCTCGCCCATCCGCCGGTGCCGGCGGAGATGCGCCGGATCGACGAGCTTCAGCGGCAGTGGAGCGGCGTCGACTTCCTGAAGCTCCCCGAGGTGCAACTCCTGCGCGAGTACATCGCCATCGACACCAGCGAGCCGGACGCCAACGAGCTCCCGGGCGCCGAGTTCCTCGCCGGCCAGCTCGCCGCCGCCGGCCTCGCCCCGCACGTCGAACGGCTGGCCGGCGGTCGCGCCAACGTCTGGGCGTTCGTCGAGGGCGAGGATCCGCGGGCGATCGTGCTCGCCGGCCATATCGACGTCGAACCGGCGCGGGCTTCCGAAGGCTGGAAGTACCCGCCGTTCGGCGGCGTCATCGACGGCCCCTGGATGTACGGCCGCGGCATCTACGACATGAAGAGCCTGACGATCGCCCAGCTGCTCGCGACGATCGATGTCGCCCGCCGGGCCGCGGCGACCGGCAGGAAGCCGAAGCGGTCGGTCCTCTTTCTCGCCACCTCCGGAGAGGAGGTCGGCAGCGAGACCGGCACGCGCTGGATCCTGCGCGCCCATCCCGAGCTCGTCGCCCGGATGGGGGTCGTGCTCACCGAGGGCGGCGTCGTCGAGGCGACCTCGGGCGACGAGATCAAGTACTGGGGGATCGAGTTCGCGCAGAAGCGCTTCACCGAGATCGTTTTTTGCAGCGCCGACGCCTCGAAGCTCGGCGCCCTGCGCGCGGCCATCCTGGAGCGCGATGCCTCCGACCCCGTGACCCCGGTCTCGGAGCCGGTCCAGCTCTTCCTCTCGCACTACGGGCCGACGCGCGGCCTCGGCTCGTTCCAGGCCTGGCTCGCGGATGCGGCGGCGACCCTGCGCGACCCGCGCGCCTTCGACCGCCTGACGCCGTTCATGAAAGCGCTCTTCCGCAACGAGCTCGTGCCGTTTCCGGTCGAGCCCGATCCGGCCGGCGGCTACCGGATGCGGCTCTTCGTCCATCTCCTGCCGGAGGCCGACCGCGCAAGTGTCCTCGCCGATCTCCTGCCGGAGTCACTGACCCTGGGCACGACCTACCATATCGGCGAGGATCTCGGAGCGCGGGCGCCCTCGCCGGTCGACTCGGCCGACTTCCGGGTCCTGCAGCGGGTCATCGAGGAGCACTACCCCGGAACCGTCGCCGGGCCCTACTTCCTCCCCTGGGCGGCGACCGATTCGCGCTTCTACCGCGACGCTGGAATCCCGAGTTACGGCTTTTCGCCCTTCCTGATCGCCGTCACCGATACCATGGGGATCGCGCGCGCCAACGAGCGCATGCCGATGCCGGGGTTCGTCCAGGGGGTGGCGATCTACCGGCAGGTGGTGAAAGAGCTGGCCGAGTAACACTCTTTGCCGCGAATGGGTGACAGTTTTTGT
Protein-coding regions in this window:
- a CDS encoding M20/M25/M40 family metallo-hydrolase; the protein is MQKAAPTPSERLVRNSARAALYLALLATGLAVKGLLLLAHPPVPAEMRRIDELQRQWSGVDFLKLPEVQLLREYIAIDTSEPDANELPGAEFLAGQLAAAGLAPHVERLAGGRANVWAFVEGEDPRAIVLAGHIDVEPARASEGWKYPPFGGVIDGPWMYGRGIYDMKSLTIAQLLATIDVARRAAATGRKPKRSVLFLATSGEEVGSETGTRWILRAHPELVARMGVVLTEGGVVEATSGDEIKYWGIEFAQKRFTEIVFCSADASKLGALRAAILERDASDPVTPVSEPVQLFLSHYGPTRGLGSFQAWLADAAATLRDPRAFDRLTPFMKALFRNELVPFPVEPDPAGGYRMRLFVHLLPEADRASVLADLLPESLTLGTTYHIGEDLGARAPSPVDSADFRVLQRVIEEHYPGTVAGPYFLPWAATDSRFYRDAGIPSYGFSPFLIAVTDTMGIARANERMPMPGFVQGVAIYRQVVKELAE